GATCGCAAACGTCAAattctgcaaataaaaaataaatatgcaaattctGCATAAGTATTTACcgtaattacaaaaatgcGATGCGCGTCACATCTTCGACGCCTCAGGCGCGCTTTCCTCCGTGGAAATAAAGTCGCGATTTCGAGCCCGCATTCAAATTAAGTACTCGCAGGATATTCCCGTGGGCGTTCGCGAGGCATCTCAGGATTTTCTAGTCGCTCGAGGAGCTCCCGGGGGTACCCGAGATTCTTCCGGAGGGCACGCTCGCGCGATGTCTCGACACCAACGGTGccaacaacagcaacagcagcagcagcaaacTTTCTTTCCTTCGGTACCTTTCCAGATGGTCCAGAGCACCTCTCTCGTCGTTCAGCGCAACGTTAAGCCCACGGTGTGTATACGACCGTGGTTAAGCCACTCGAATCCCTCGAACCTATTGCTCGAGGGGAAAAAAGGCACGCGGAAGATGGGCAAGGTGATTCCCTATATGGCGGTGATGGCGGTCAATCCCGCCGTAGGAGCAACGCTTGCGGAAGAATGTAAACAATCTCGGAGATCCCCGTCCGGCGATATTCCCTCGCGGATTCTCACCGCGCGCCGCGCATCCTCCGCAACTCGACGACGCCGCGACCGACGAGCGACGAAATCTGTACACTAAATACCAATTAAGCACTTCATTTCCATGATACGCTTCTGTATTCtagggctgcgttcggggagcgcgctattaacgctattgcatcgttctatctttatcgctcatcagatgtacaacaaggatagaataaccAAATAGCGctgatagcgcgctccccgaacaaAGCCTAGGTTATGGTATCCACCGTCCGGAGAAATGTGTCAATTTGACACTGTCAAATGTGTAATCGAACAAACAGCGCATGCCAGCGCATCCCCTCCACATGCTGCCAACGCACACCAAAGCGCGAAGGCACATCCGTGTGCTGTCGAGTCGGTCGAGCGTTCGAATGTTTCCGAGTCTAACCGAACTTTGCCGAAATTTGGGTCTATTTCCCCTCCCGCGCTATCACCTACCCCGCAGGCTTACGCTCCGTCTATCTTATCCTAGGTCTATGATCATTTCACTCAGTCTTTCACACAACTTCACATAGACGAGAGGCCTTTGGGTCAGAGCACAAACAATACTTGTTCAATAATTGATTATCTGCAATAACCAATCGTATCAAAAGACTTTTGAACTatcgaataaatattacttttaaataaaaagtctttttaataaaaatctgaagATATTTTCGGGTTATAACGAAAGATACGTCCGTATTATATACGAAGAATAACGAATAACTGATGAGCACtgtttacaatgttaataatcTTGTTTACAAACTAACGCATGAAAATTGATTATGTCAAATGACTTTTGAGCGctacttatatacatatataataagcaTATAgtatttttctgattttgaTGATGTTTGTCTTTTACGATGATCATTGAATCTGTATTTGCTTTAAATGCTTGCATCAATTTTGCAGACCGGGACAAATCTTACACGAAGTGGATGAGCAGGGCAAAGTGTTATATTCATTTCTATCCGtagattctttaaataatcaacgGGCTCCAAACAGAAATTATGTATCAGAGGAGCTATCATTGCCTTCATTTCCAGCATAGCAAATTGTTGGCCTGTAATTTGATACGTATTGCAATCTGTCCATAAAAGGGTATGAGAAAATACAGCTTACCGATGCAATTACGTGGTCCAGCACTGAATGGTAAATACGAGTAAGGATGACGATTTAAGATTTTCTCAGGCAAAAATCTGTTTGGATCAAATACCTCTGGATTTGGCCAAAAATTGGGATCTCTGTGGACTCCgtaaatattaagaaacacGAATGTTCCAGCAGGTACTAAATATGAttctaaaatacatattataaaagagatgcacattatacataataatcaagagtttcattaaaattttctaaatataatatctatgtaATACAACATAGAATACGTGCATATAGAAaacattatgtaaaattacttaaatttgCTAAATACATATTCTAAAAACATTGTATGTTATGttatagtttaattatatatatatatatatataacggcATTCTCCGTGAAATCAGACACCCCCCCTGTCCAAAAATTGGGGtcacctaaaaaattctttcgggGCTCATTTTATAGCTACACATATGTAGTTTTAATTGATCTGTGgctttttgaaaaatcaacgTGGCGGACCTTAATATGGTGGCCGAAGTCTGCGGGTAACGAGGTACGACAGATGAAATCGTTACTTGGAAGTTATAGACTGTcatagaaaaatgtgttaatgtgtttatttagTAGTTAGCATTGAAtccatgaaaaaaataaatttttagttttaccGCAATAACGAAATcatagtcaaaaataaaaaaataataaaaatttataaaaatttgaaaaagtaaattaaaaaagcaattaaaaaataccgtaacactcaaattaataataattagaacgaGTCTGTATGATTTGAATATCgacgtcattattttttagcatttttcgaatatacagccgccatattgaatttcgttatattcaaatacgacgtcccaattgttaatttatgatcaacaacttaaaatgtatcatgatataaattttcatgaaaattgaacgcagtttgtacgttttaaagaacgaaatagttattttttagcatttcacggataatttggccgccatattggttttggacaaattaaaaatttattttttgtatggATTTAATGCTAACTActaaataaacacattaacacatttttctatgACAGTCTATAACTTCCAAGTAACGATTTCATCTGTCGTACCTCGTTACCCGCAGACTTCGGCCACCATATTAAGGTCCGgcatgttaattttttaaaagaccACTGCTCAACTAAAACTACATATGTGTAGCTATAAAATGAGCcccgaaagaattttttaggtgaCCCCAATTTTTGGACAAAGGGGGTGTCTGATTTCACGGAGAAtaccccatatatatatatatatatatatatatatataattaattttcaaacttatataaataaattatataaaatatagaaattaaatagttaattatataacaatctCTCGGAATCTTTGAAATAagaatattgcattttatacatatctaGCCTTTGTATTTGATGACATGTTGcgtgataaatttaaaaatacaaacaaaagATGAATTAGATGCGTACGTAATTTTACGTCTTCCGCAAGAATTCGTGATATTACAGACATGCTGGGATACAAGCGCAATGCTTCCTTTATACATCTGTCTAAATAAGGTAGatcttgcaataatttcataGTAAATTTCtccttatttttttgcaaagcaGTATCGACTTCGTTCCTAACACGATCCTgtatcatcaatattaatataataaaaaatgtgtattttatattactttgatgttttttatgcataaacAAAATCTGAGAACttccaataattattttaaagctatatcttaatttgtttgcgtatataaatgttatggTCAAAGAACGGAGCGCGGTCACTCCTCAGTTTGACTGGTCAAAGATTATAGAAACTAAAATAATCAAGTTTGActtttgactagtcaatcctaggtgtGATTGCAATGAGGTAGTCAAATTTATGGATAGTCAAATCCCGGTTGaacttaggcttaatcgacgcgtttttgcacaaagCGATCacatctggcagaaaaaagtgtcgctctgccccgcgaagcgagataataacatttaaagttGACGGCTACATTTACTTGACGTGTAGGATCTATATGTTGCAGCCACATGCGGTAATGTAGCACTTCATAAAGTGTAGACATTGGACATATGCTGTAATTTaatcttcaaattaaaaattaccacacacacacacacacacacacacgggaa
This sequence is a window from Temnothorax longispinosus isolate EJ_2023e chromosome 11, Tlon_JGU_v1, whole genome shotgun sequence. Protein-coding genes within it:
- the LOC139821684 gene encoding cytochrome P450 4C1-like translates to MKPWLQNNWIFSLTPKGREQTKILKIIHGFTEQIIAERKLYHERTNDRYLKTFDDTSIEADEAETIGIRRKRLAMLDFLIVASREGLMTDLDIREEVDTFTFSGHDTITMGICYLLALLAEHKDIQDRVRNEVDTALQKNKEKFTMKLLQDLPYLDRCIKEALRLYPSMSVISRILAEDVKLQSYLVPAGTFVFLNIYGVHRDPNFWPNPEVFDPNRFLPEKILNRHPYSYLPFSAGPRNCIGQQFAMLEMKAMIAPLIHNFCLEPVDYLKNLRIEMNITLCPAHPLRVRFVPVCKIDASI